From a single Arvicanthis niloticus isolate mArvNil1 chromosome 19, mArvNil1.pat.X, whole genome shotgun sequence genomic region:
- the LOC117723895 gene encoding uncharacterized protein LOC117723895, with product MEDMLSFRDVVIYFSAEECKYLGPAQWKLYRDVMLENYNNLVFLGLASSKPHLVTFLEQRQEPSDVKSQAAITKCSGGKCYTCKECGNVLEGKEAFQNHQIIHFGVKPCECEECGKSFHFPSLLSEHKRIHTGENPYKCEVCAKAFKCPSRLSDHKKIHTGDTLYKCEVCGKAFEYPSKLSDHKRIHTGDTPYKCEVCGKAFHFPSLLSKHKVIHTEHNLYECKVCGKAFKYPSRLSYHMNIHTGEKPYKCKECGKAFHSPPSLCQHMRIHTGVLPYKCDVCGKAFHFSFLLSKHKITHTDQKPHKCEVCGKAFEYPSRLSDHKRIHTGDTPYKCEVCGKAFNYPSLLSKHKIIHREDNPYECEVCGKPFKYLSRLSNHMNIHTEEKPYKCKECVKAFHSPSLLFQHERMHAGVLPYKCDVCGKAFCFPSLLSKHKITHTDQKPYKCEDCGKAFEYPSRLSDHKRIHTGDTPYKCEVCGKAFNYPSILSKHMRIHRQENHYECEVCGKAFKYPSRLSYHKTIHTKEKPYKCKECAKAFRSPTLLCQHERMHAGEKP from the exons gataTGCTGTCATTCAGGGATGTGGTCATTTATTTCTCTGCAGAGGAGTGCAAATACCTGGGCCCTGCTCAGTGGAAACTGTACAGGgatgtgatgttggagaattacaacaACCTTGTGTTCTTGG GCCTTGCTTCCTCTAAGCCACATCTGGTCACATTTCTGGAGCAAAGACAAGAGCCTTCAGATGTGAAGAGTCAAGCGGCCATCACTAAGTGCTCAG GAGGAAAATGCTATACTTGCAAAGAATGTGGCAATGTCTTGGAGGGGAAAGAAGCATTTCAAAATCATCAGATAATTCATTTTGGAGTGAAGCCCTGTGAGTGTGAAGAGTGTGGCAAGTCCTTCCACTTTCCATCATTACTTTCTGAACACaaaagaattcatacaggagaaaacCCCTACAAGTGTGAAGTATGTGCCAAAGCCTTCAAATGTCCATCAAGACTTTCTGACCATAAGAAAATTCATACAGGAGACACACTGTACAAGTGTGAAGTATGTGGCAAGGCCTTCGAATATCCATCAAAACTTTCCGACCAtaaaagaattcatacaggagacaCACCATACAAGTGTGAAGTATGTGGCAAGGCCTTCCATTTTCCATCCTTACTTTCTAAACACAAGGTAATTCATACAGAACACAATCTCTATGAGTGTAAAGTATGTGGCAAAGCCTTCAAATATCCATCAAGACTTTCTTACCATATGAatattcatacaggagagaaaccatacaaGTGTAAGGAATGTGGGAAGGCCTTCCACTCTCCACCATCACTTTGTCAACATATGAGAATCCATACAGGAGTGTTACCCTACAAGTGTGATGTATGTGGCAAGGCTTTCcacttttcatttttactttcaaaACACAAGATAACTCATACAGACCAAAAACCCCACAAGTGTGAAGTATGTGGCAAGGCCTTCGAATATCCATCAAGACTTTCCGACCAtaagagaattcatacaggagacaCACCGTACAAGTGTGAAGTGTGTGGCAAGGCCTTCAATTATCCATCCTTACTTTCTAAACACAAGATAATTCATAGAGAAGATAATCCCTATGAGTGTGAAGTGTGTGGCAAACCCTTCAAATATCTATCAAGACTTTCAAACCATATGAATATTCATACAGAAGAGAAACCATACAAGTGTAAGGAATGTGTGAAGGCCTTCCACTCTCCATCATTACTTTTTCAACATGAGAGAATGCATGCAGGAGTGTTACCCTATAAGTGTGATGTATGTGGGAAGGCCTTCTGTTTCCCATCATTACTATCAAAACACAAGATAACTCATACAGACCAAaaaccctacaagtgtgaagACTGTGGCAAAGCCTTTGAATATCCATCAAGACTTTCGGACCAtaagagaattcatacaggagacaCACCATACAAGTGTGAAGTATGTGGCAAGGCTTTCAATTATCCATCCATACTTTCTAAACACATGAGAATTCATAGACAAGAGAATCACTATGAGTGTGAAGTATGTGGCAAAGCCTTCAAATATCCATCAAGGCTTTCTTACCATAAGACTATTCATACAAAAGAGAAACCATACAAGTGTAAGGAATGTGCGAAGGCCTTCCGCTCTCCAACATTACTTTGTCAACATGAGAGAATGCatgcaggagagaaaccttaa